One Aegilops tauschii subsp. strangulata cultivar AL8/78 chromosome 7, Aet v6.0, whole genome shotgun sequence genomic window carries:
- the LOC109762038 gene encoding probable beta-1,3-galactosyltransferase 2 isoform X1, with amino-acid sequence MTRGLGAGDELLFRGTISRKWTSLLCLSSFCVGLIFTNRMWTVPESKEIIRRSALELDRMNLVSSSDCALKTINNEPKDDFGQVQRTEDAIQTLDKTISNLEMELASAKATQDSILNGGVPSSEPTAKRKYFMVIGINTAFSSRKRRDSVRATWMPQGEKRRKMEEEKGIIVRFVIGHSATSGGILDRAIDAEDREHGDFLRLDHVEGYLELAAKTKSYFAKAVSTWDAEYFVKVDDDVHVNIATLGGILARHRSKPRAYIGCMKSGPVLAQEGVKYHEPEYWKFGEWGNKYFRHASGQLYAISKDLASYISINQHVLHKYANEDVSIGAWFIGVDAEHVDDRRLCCGTHPECERKAQAGNVCAASFDWSCSGICKSADRIKEVHRRCGESANAIWNATF; translated from the exons ATGACGAGGGGGTTGGGAGCAGGGGACGAGCTGCTGTTCAGGGGCACCATCTCCCGGAAATGGACCTCTCTGCTCTGCCTCAGCAGCTTCTGCGTCGGCCTCATCTTCACCAACAG GATGTGGACCGTCCCGGAATCCAAAGAGATCATCAGGAGGTCGGCCCTCGAATTGGACAGAATGAATCTCGTCTCTTCTAGTGATTGTGCGCTCAAAACT ATTAATAACGAGCCAAAAGACGATTTTGGGCAGGTCCAAAGAACTGAAGATGCTATACA GACGCTGGACAAAACAATATCGAACCTAGAAATGGAGCTAGCCTCGGCCAAGGCGACGCAGGACTCTATCCTCAACGGCGGTGTACCGTCGTCGGAACCGACGGCGAAACGGAAGTACTTCATGGTCATCGGCATCAACACCGCGTTCAGCAGCCGGAAGCGGCGAGATTCAGTTCGTGCCACATGGATGCCTCAAG GGGAGAAAAGAAGGAAGATGGAAGAGGAGAAGGGCATCATTGTCCGTTTCGTCATAGGTCACAG TGCAACATCTGGTGGGATACTGGATAGAGCAATTGACGCAGAAGACAGAGAGCATGGCGACTTCTTGAGGCTG GACCACGTTGAAGGGTACCTGGAGCTGGCAGCAAAGACGAAATCCTACTTCGCCAAAGCCGTGTCCACGTGGGATGCAGAGTACTTCGTCAAGGTGGACGATGATGTGCATGTAAACATAG CAACTCTTGGAGGCATATTGGCCAGACATCGTTCCAAGCCCCGAGCTTACATCGGCTGCATGAAATCAGGCCCGGTCCTCGCTCAGGA GGGTGTCAAATACCATGAGCCCGAGTACTGGAAATTCGGCGAATGGGGAAACAAGTACTTCCGGCACGCGAGCGGTCAGCTGTACGCCATCTCCAAGGATCTGGCCTCCTACATATCAATCAACCA GCATGTTCTCCACAAATATGCCAACGAGGACGTGTCCATAGGGGCATGGTTCATCGGAGTAGACGCCGAGCACGTCGATGATCGCCGGCTCTGTTGCGGCACGCATCCAG AATGTGAGCGGAAGGCTCAGGCGGGAAACGTATGCGCCGCGTCGTTCGACTGGAGCTGCAGCGGCATCTGCAAGTCGGCGGATCGGATCAAGGAGGTCCATCGGCGCTGCGGCGAGAGTGCGAACGCCATCTGGAACGCAACCTTCTAA
- the LOC109762038 gene encoding probable beta-1,3-galactosyltransferase 2 isoform X2: MTRGLGAGDELLFRGTISRKWTSLLCLSSFCVGLIFTNRMWTVPESKEIIRRSALELDRMNLVSSSDCALKTVQRTEDAIQTLDKTISNLEMELASAKATQDSILNGGVPSSEPTAKRKYFMVIGINTAFSSRKRRDSVRATWMPQGEKRRKMEEEKGIIVRFVIGHSATSGGILDRAIDAEDREHGDFLRLDHVEGYLELAAKTKSYFAKAVSTWDAEYFVKVDDDVHVNIATLGGILARHRSKPRAYIGCMKSGPVLAQEGVKYHEPEYWKFGEWGNKYFRHASGQLYAISKDLASYISINQHVLHKYANEDVSIGAWFIGVDAEHVDDRRLCCGTHPECERKAQAGNVCAASFDWSCSGICKSADRIKEVHRRCGESANAIWNATF, from the exons ATGACGAGGGGGTTGGGAGCAGGGGACGAGCTGCTGTTCAGGGGCACCATCTCCCGGAAATGGACCTCTCTGCTCTGCCTCAGCAGCTTCTGCGTCGGCCTCATCTTCACCAACAG GATGTGGACCGTCCCGGAATCCAAAGAGATCATCAGGAGGTCGGCCCTCGAATTGGACAGAATGAATCTCGTCTCTTCTAGTGATTGTGCGCTCAAAACT GTCCAAAGAACTGAAGATGCTATACA GACGCTGGACAAAACAATATCGAACCTAGAAATGGAGCTAGCCTCGGCCAAGGCGACGCAGGACTCTATCCTCAACGGCGGTGTACCGTCGTCGGAACCGACGGCGAAACGGAAGTACTTCATGGTCATCGGCATCAACACCGCGTTCAGCAGCCGGAAGCGGCGAGATTCAGTTCGTGCCACATGGATGCCTCAAG GGGAGAAAAGAAGGAAGATGGAAGAGGAGAAGGGCATCATTGTCCGTTTCGTCATAGGTCACAG TGCAACATCTGGTGGGATACTGGATAGAGCAATTGACGCAGAAGACAGAGAGCATGGCGACTTCTTGAGGCTG GACCACGTTGAAGGGTACCTGGAGCTGGCAGCAAAGACGAAATCCTACTTCGCCAAAGCCGTGTCCACGTGGGATGCAGAGTACTTCGTCAAGGTGGACGATGATGTGCATGTAAACATAG CAACTCTTGGAGGCATATTGGCCAGACATCGTTCCAAGCCCCGAGCTTACATCGGCTGCATGAAATCAGGCCCGGTCCTCGCTCAGGA GGGTGTCAAATACCATGAGCCCGAGTACTGGAAATTCGGCGAATGGGGAAACAAGTACTTCCGGCACGCGAGCGGTCAGCTGTACGCCATCTCCAAGGATCTGGCCTCCTACATATCAATCAACCA GCATGTTCTCCACAAATATGCCAACGAGGACGTGTCCATAGGGGCATGGTTCATCGGAGTAGACGCCGAGCACGTCGATGATCGCCGGCTCTGTTGCGGCACGCATCCAG AATGTGAGCGGAAGGCTCAGGCGGGAAACGTATGCGCCGCGTCGTTCGACTGGAGCTGCAGCGGCATCTGCAAGTCGGCGGATCGGATCAAGGAGGTCCATCGGCGCTGCGGCGAGAGTGCGAACGCCATCTGGAACGCAACCTTCTAA